From a single Nematostella vectensis chromosome 3, jaNemVect1.1, whole genome shotgun sequence genomic region:
- the LOC116609777 gene encoding uncharacterized protein LOC116609777 isoform X1: MDDFEEDIFDRNIDQLDVRETPRWELSEEEDSGGCEVDNLMNQKTNRKQKNPAEDEQVENTKLSQVATSTNLPVQNPGVPSVGPKGPERPIPVSLTNGAPQSPLLTRAPSGPHSCASTTESVKTVMSPLYARKMDKAKIDALVQAAYAKDEDSIKDFGAAERCKQSSQSQSKPIKPVAPSNTMKKLTPWEDDDADSIKDFSGTDRKKEEKYMERTDEAIYQRASEEHIKRPPIWHDEEVDSLRDFGRISGKQEMPSGMTSQQISRVPSDEELCLSPPWNDEDDGPVRNFVCTAPDHKNYGINKMVTEEQMRQIPPWHDDDMDSTRDYAEFCKMASIENSRRPSEENIYLTPPWMEDDRSSCAQIFKSPPQSNTASTAHMTLEEKRAIEEEAKNSGLNAGADKAQAFRKEKTQEGTTGAQLPGRDSGFCSEQDQHAQQAPATTVIADSETEKDFPSTNELLEELPEVPSPQSIPVPRSAPVAFSTTAPMCSGMPQYVMPVTAPASSSLNPVYVHNTSNRPVMTTVAAVNPVVRSTTQEVPPPLHLMTRQQMLQLLTQQQQQQPPSQIPDSGKRIGVVRQGSGDIGLVTSSHMVRQQNPEVTPTTTTVPQDKEMIPHSVPQSRATQQALADDTRMMYNMACAAKGLARSASHSSMEANCYSPHDALEGFETSSVVSFASTAATHQDLDTRIDMMQSLLSLLGTHDKDDMSRTLLAMSNSKDSCAAMRQSGCLPLLIDLLHGRDNPKSRRDARARAGLALHNIVYTNVEDRRGRREIRVLRLLEIVRAHCDVVHYGDMPPHPCAERWYPPLRDYGPGPAVAALMKLSFEEEHRTAICELGGLHAIAELIEIDHKVNAECKDFYSISLRKYAGMTLTNLTFGNTKNKTILCKMDKTLEALIAQLGTTEEEEIVQVSASILRNLSWRADDVCREALKSCNATRSLIDVASKVTGETALRTILSALWNLSAHCSENKTELCSSPGALKFIVKCLSYCSPSGNISVVESSGGILRNLSSHIAVRSEYRKVLRANACFHTLLSHLRSPSLRVVSNACGALWNLSARCPEDQELLWELGAVSLLKSLANSKHKAIATASSAALRNLMAVKPTSSHATDNESVSSRQARRYRSMPAGTRTQEAQSKLRQSARDRVKSPGTQSPRMQQSPQARSPHTHSPRSESPVVQREDARVMDNQDTESVASIANSNSSTGSARAARESKGGALAMNGKPRQKGDSSSIGSGASMEGRHNHLGRWSGSNDSLSRHRKNMDLSHARPQQTGQDGHARPQQTGQDGHSRSSSDGGAVIQLVTDSYPLQVTAKTSLCKGQESRQEGATSRVRQALGYTGSQPSVLSGRQSDTGSVVSPGTARRLNQWAEIQVSESIEMSSMSARMRPESRITQNAPAVAASRESVNSSRQRRRRVQKFRSYRDTDSDPEADIDSDDDRTMFSTRGNTGNAWVKKNGNRNAFRGHMTENGIQSPRMQTKMAEDRCVCTEVSNVWIKRGKSADALPKRMCEKCNKEKQEGNGITAVKTRRNSSDSPLSSPSAMRVPRVISDPEDAELEASKRGVRVTSL; the protein is encoded by the exons ATGGACGATTTTGAAG AGGATATTTTTGACCGTAACATTGATCAACTAGATGTCCGTGAGACCCCAAG GTGGGAGCTGTCTGAGGAGGAGGATTCAGGGGGCTGTGAGGTAGACAATCTCATGAACCAAAAGACCAACAGGAAACAG AAGAATCCTGCAGAAGATGAACAAGTTGAAAACACCAAGCTTTCCCAGGTGGCAACATCCACAAACCTGCCTGTACAAAACCCTGGAGTCCCATCTGTTGGCCCCAAAGGTCCAGAACGACCCATACCAGTGTCCTTGACAAATGGTGCTCCTCAAAGCCCCCTGCTGACTAGGGCCCCCAGTGGCCCTCATAGCTGTGCCAGTACTACTGAGAGTGTGAAGACAGTCATGTCACCTTTGTATGCCAGGAAAATGGATAAGGCCAAGATTGATGCTTTAGTTCAAGCTGCATATGCAAAAGATGAAGATTCTATTAAG GACTTTGGTGCTGCTGAAAGATGTAAACAGTCCAGTCAGTCCCAGAGTAAACCAATTAAACCAGTTGCACCGTCAAACACCATGAAAAAATTAACACCATGGGAGGATGATGATGCCGACTCAATCAAG GACTTTTCAGGGACTGACAGAAAGAAAGAGGAAAAATACATGGAGCGAACAGATGAGGCTATCTATCAACGTGCTTCAGAGGAACACATCAAAAGGCCTCCTATCTGGCATGACGAGGAAGTTGACTCTCTTAGG GACTTTGGCAGGATCTCGGGCAAACAGGAGATGCCATCTGGTATGACCAGTCAACAGATCAGCAGAGTACCATCAGATGAAGAGCTGTGCCTATCTCCCCCCTGGAACGATGAAGATGATGGGCCTGTCAGG AACTTTGTGTGTACTGCCCCTGACCATAAGAACTATGGTATCAACAAGATGGTGACAGAGGAACAGATGCGGCAGATTCCACCTTGGCATGATGATGACATGGACTCTACTAGG GATTACGCTGAGTTTTGCAAGATGGCGTCGATTGAGAATTCCCGTCGGCCATCGGAAGAAAACATTTACTTGACCCCTCCCTGGATGGAAGATGATCGGTCCTCCTGCGCT CAAATCTTCAAATCTCCGCCACAGAGCAACACGGCCTCAACTGCTCACATGACGCTAGAGGAGAAACGAGCCATTGAGGAAGAAGCGAAGAACTCTGGACTGAACGCTGGCGCGGACAAAGCCCAGGCATTCCGCAAAGAAAAGACCCAAGAGGGGACTACTGGTGCTCAGCTCCCAGGCCGTGATAGCGGCTTTTGCAGTGAACAGGACCAGCATGCACAGCAAG CTCCAGCGACAACTGTCATTGCCGACTCGGAGACAGAAAAAGATTTCCCCTCTACAAATGAGCTACTGGAAGAACTCCCAGAAGTCCCGAGTCCTCAGTCTATTCCTGTTCCACGCAGTGCACCTGTAGCCTTCAGTACAACTGCACCAATGTGTAGCGGTATGCCGCAGTACGTCATGCCTGTCACAGCACCTGCCTCGTCCTCACTCAACCCTGTGTACGTGCACAATACCTCGAACAGACCAGTCATGACGACCGTAGCTGCGGTAAACCCAGTGGTCCGATCAACGACCCAAGAGGTACCTCCACCTCTTCACTTGATGACGCGGCAGCAGATGCTGCAATTACTGActcaacagcagcagcagcagcccCCGTCACAGATCCCTGATTCAGGAAAGCGTATTGGTGTTGTGAGGCAAGGTAGTGGGGATATAGGTCTTGTAACTTCTAGTCATATGGTCCGGCAACAGAACCCTGAGGTAACCCCTACCACAACTACAGTCCCCCAAGATAAAGAGATGATTCCCCACTCGGTACCACAGTCACGTGCCACCCAACAGGCGCTGGCAGACGACACCAGGATGATGTATAACATGGCGTGTGCTGCCAAAG GTCTTGCCCGCAGCGCAAGTCACTCCAGCATGGAAGCAAACTGCTACTCCCCGCACGACGCGCTTGAAGGGTTCGAGACCTCGAGTGTGGTAAGCTTTGCCAGCACTGCTGCCACGCACCAAGACCTGGACACTCGGATCGACATGATGCAGTCCCTACTCTCCCTTCTTGGCACACACGACAAGGATGACATGTCACGCACTCTCCTAGCCATGTCCAATAGCAAGGACTCTTGCGCGGCCATGCGCCAATCAGGATGCCTGCCGTTACTCATAGACTTACTCCACGGCCGTGACAACCCAAAGTCGCGGCGTGACGCGAGAGCGAGAGCTGGACTTGCGTTGCATAATATTGTGTACACAAACGTCGAGGATCGCCGTGGTCGACGAGAGATTCGAGTGCTGAGGTTACTAGAGATTGTGCGCGCGCATTGTGACGTAGTGCATTATGGAGACATGCCTCCACACCCCTGTGCTGAACGGTGGTATCCCCCGCTCCGTGACTACGGACCGGGACCAGCTGTTGCAGCGCTCATGAAGCTATCGTTCGAGGAGGAGCATCGCACTGCGATCTGCGAGCTCGGTGGCCTTCACGCTATCGCAGAACTCATCGAGATCGACCACAAGGTGAACGCGGAGTGCAAGGACTTCTACAGCATCAGCCTGCGCAAGTATGCTGGGATGACCCTGACAAACCTGACCTTCGGCAACACCAAGAACAAGACTATTCTCTGCAAAATGGACAAGACTCTAGAAGCTTTGATCGCGCAGCTCGGGACCACAGAGGAAGAAGAGATCGTGCAAGTGTCGGCGAGCATATTGCGTAATCTCAGCTGGCGCGCAGATGACGTTTGCCGAGAAGCGCTCAAGTCGTGTAACGCTACTAGGTCTTTAATCGATGTCGCAAGTAAGGTTACCGGTGAGACCGCTCTCAGGACTATCCTAAGTGCTCTGTGGAATCTCTCTGCGCATTGCTCAGAGAACAAGACCGAGCTATGTAGCTCACCGGGAGCTCTCAAGTTTATCGTGAAGTGCTTGAGTTACTGCAGTCCAAGCGGGAATATATCGGTCGTGGAGAGCAGCGGAGGAATCTTGCGCAACCTCTCGTCGCATATCGCGGTCCGGTCCGAGTATCGTAAGGTTCTGCGCGCGAACGCCTGCTTCCACACCCTCCTCAGCCACTTACGTTCGCCGAGTCTCCGAGTGGTGAGCAACGCGTGCGGGGCACTGTGGAACTTGTCGGCGCGTTGCCCCGAGGATCAAGAACTCTTGTGGGAGCTAGGAGCCGTGTCTCTACTCAAGTCACTCGCTAATTCCAAGCACAAAGCCATTGCGACCGCTTCCTCTGCAGCGCTTAGAAACTTGATGGCAGTCAAGCCTACAAGCTCACACGCGACAGATAACGAGTCCGTGTCGTCACGTCAAGCTCGTCGGTACCGCAGCATGCCAGCGGGCACTCGGACACAAGAGGCGCAGTCCAAACTCAGGCAATCAGCTCGCGATCGTGTCAAGTCTCCCGGGACTCAGTCGCCTCGCATGCAACAGTCACCACAGGCTCGGTCACCGCACACTCACTCCCCAAGATCCGAGTCTCCAGTGGTACAACGAGAAGACGCAAGAGTAATGGATAACCAAGACACCGAGTCTGTTGCGTCCATTGCGAACAGTAACTCGAGTACAGGCTCAGCCCGTGCTGCTAGAGAATCCAAGGGTGGCGCTTTGGCGATGAATGGAAAGCCTAGACAGAAAGGCGATTCTAGTAGTATCGGCAGTGGTGCATCCATGGAAGGTCGACACAATCATCTGGGCAGATGGAGCGGGAGCAATGATTCCCTATCGCGACACCGAAAAAACATGGACCTCTCTCACGCACGCCCTCAACAAACAGGACAGGACGGGCACGCACGCCCTCAGCAGACCGGGCAGGACGGGCATTCGCGTTCCTCTAGCGACGGCGGTGCAGTCATCCAGCTCGTCACGGACAGCTACCCCCTGCAGGTCACCGCCAAGACGTCACTCTGCAAGGGTCAGGAGTCTCGCCAGGAGGGGGCCACTTCCAGGGTGCGTCAGGCGCTGGGCTACACCGGCTCCCAACCATCCGTCTTGTCCGGACGCCAGAGTGATACTGGGTCGGTGGTGTCTCCAGGGACCGCTCGGCGGTTGAACCAGTGGGCCGAGATCCAGGTGAGTGAGAGCATCGAGATGTCAAGTATGTCCGCACGCATGCGCCCTGAGAGCAGGATTACCCAGAATGCACCGGCGGTAGCGGCTAGTCGTGAGAGCGTCAACTCATCACGTCAGAGGCGTCGGCGTGTGCAGAAATTCCGGTCGTACCGAGACACAGACAGCGACCCGGAAGCGGACATCGACTCAGATGACGACAGGACCATGTTCAGCACGCGTGGCAACACCGGAAACGCGTGGGTCAAGAAAAACGGAAATCGAAATGCATTTCGGGGTCACATGACCGAAAATGGAATCCAGTCTCCTCGGATGCAGACCAAGATGGCGGAGGATCGATGCGTGTGCACTGAGGTGTCCAACGTCTGGATCAAGAGGGGCAAGTCAGCGGACGCTCTTCCTAAGCGCATGTGCGAAAAATGTAACAAGGAAAAGCAGGAAGGCAACGGAATTACGGCCGTGAAGACGCGACGGAACTCAAGCGACTCGCCGCTGTCCAGTCCCAGCGCTATGCGAGTGCCGAGGGTCATATCTGATCCCGAGGACGCGGAACTTGAGGCTAGCAAAAGAGGAGTCAGGGTGACGTCATTATGA
- the LOC116609777 gene encoding uncharacterized protein LOC116609777 isoform X2 has protein sequence MDDFEEDIFDRNIDQLDVRETPRWELSEEEDSGGCEVDNLMNQKTNRKQNPAEDEQVENTKLSQVATSTNLPVQNPGVPSVGPKGPERPIPVSLTNGAPQSPLLTRAPSGPHSCASTTESVKTVMSPLYARKMDKAKIDALVQAAYAKDEDSIKDFGAAERCKQSSQSQSKPIKPVAPSNTMKKLTPWEDDDADSIKDFSGTDRKKEEKYMERTDEAIYQRASEEHIKRPPIWHDEEVDSLRDFGRISGKQEMPSGMTSQQISRVPSDEELCLSPPWNDEDDGPVRNFVCTAPDHKNYGINKMVTEEQMRQIPPWHDDDMDSTRDYAEFCKMASIENSRRPSEENIYLTPPWMEDDRSSCAQIFKSPPQSNTASTAHMTLEEKRAIEEEAKNSGLNAGADKAQAFRKEKTQEGTTGAQLPGRDSGFCSEQDQHAQQAPATTVIADSETEKDFPSTNELLEELPEVPSPQSIPVPRSAPVAFSTTAPMCSGMPQYVMPVTAPASSSLNPVYVHNTSNRPVMTTVAAVNPVVRSTTQEVPPPLHLMTRQQMLQLLTQQQQQQPPSQIPDSGKRIGVVRQGSGDIGLVTSSHMVRQQNPEVTPTTTTVPQDKEMIPHSVPQSRATQQALADDTRMMYNMACAAKGLARSASHSSMEANCYSPHDALEGFETSSVVSFASTAATHQDLDTRIDMMQSLLSLLGTHDKDDMSRTLLAMSNSKDSCAAMRQSGCLPLLIDLLHGRDNPKSRRDARARAGLALHNIVYTNVEDRRGRREIRVLRLLEIVRAHCDVVHYGDMPPHPCAERWYPPLRDYGPGPAVAALMKLSFEEEHRTAICELGGLHAIAELIEIDHKVNAECKDFYSISLRKYAGMTLTNLTFGNTKNKTILCKMDKTLEALIAQLGTTEEEEIVQVSASILRNLSWRADDVCREALKSCNATRSLIDVASKVTGETALRTILSALWNLSAHCSENKTELCSSPGALKFIVKCLSYCSPSGNISVVESSGGILRNLSSHIAVRSEYRKVLRANACFHTLLSHLRSPSLRVVSNACGALWNLSARCPEDQELLWELGAVSLLKSLANSKHKAIATASSAALRNLMAVKPTSSHATDNESVSSRQARRYRSMPAGTRTQEAQSKLRQSARDRVKSPGTQSPRMQQSPQARSPHTHSPRSESPVVQREDARVMDNQDTESVASIANSNSSTGSARAARESKGGALAMNGKPRQKGDSSSIGSGASMEGRHNHLGRWSGSNDSLSRHRKNMDLSHARPQQTGQDGHARPQQTGQDGHSRSSSDGGAVIQLVTDSYPLQVTAKTSLCKGQESRQEGATSRVRQALGYTGSQPSVLSGRQSDTGSVVSPGTARRLNQWAEIQVSESIEMSSMSARMRPESRITQNAPAVAASRESVNSSRQRRRRVQKFRSYRDTDSDPEADIDSDDDRTMFSTRGNTGNAWVKKNGNRNAFRGHMTENGIQSPRMQTKMAEDRCVCTEVSNVWIKRGKSADALPKRMCEKCNKEKQEGNGITAVKTRRNSSDSPLSSPSAMRVPRVISDPEDAELEASKRGVRVTSL, from the exons ATGGACGATTTTGAAG AGGATATTTTTGACCGTAACATTGATCAACTAGATGTCCGTGAGACCCCAAG GTGGGAGCTGTCTGAGGAGGAGGATTCAGGGGGCTGTGAGGTAGACAATCTCATGAACCAAAAGACCAACAGGAAACAG AATCCTGCAGAAGATGAACAAGTTGAAAACACCAAGCTTTCCCAGGTGGCAACATCCACAAACCTGCCTGTACAAAACCCTGGAGTCCCATCTGTTGGCCCCAAAGGTCCAGAACGACCCATACCAGTGTCCTTGACAAATGGTGCTCCTCAAAGCCCCCTGCTGACTAGGGCCCCCAGTGGCCCTCATAGCTGTGCCAGTACTACTGAGAGTGTGAAGACAGTCATGTCACCTTTGTATGCCAGGAAAATGGATAAGGCCAAGATTGATGCTTTAGTTCAAGCTGCATATGCAAAAGATGAAGATTCTATTAAG GACTTTGGTGCTGCTGAAAGATGTAAACAGTCCAGTCAGTCCCAGAGTAAACCAATTAAACCAGTTGCACCGTCAAACACCATGAAAAAATTAACACCATGGGAGGATGATGATGCCGACTCAATCAAG GACTTTTCAGGGACTGACAGAAAGAAAGAGGAAAAATACATGGAGCGAACAGATGAGGCTATCTATCAACGTGCTTCAGAGGAACACATCAAAAGGCCTCCTATCTGGCATGACGAGGAAGTTGACTCTCTTAGG GACTTTGGCAGGATCTCGGGCAAACAGGAGATGCCATCTGGTATGACCAGTCAACAGATCAGCAGAGTACCATCAGATGAAGAGCTGTGCCTATCTCCCCCCTGGAACGATGAAGATGATGGGCCTGTCAGG AACTTTGTGTGTACTGCCCCTGACCATAAGAACTATGGTATCAACAAGATGGTGACAGAGGAACAGATGCGGCAGATTCCACCTTGGCATGATGATGACATGGACTCTACTAGG GATTACGCTGAGTTTTGCAAGATGGCGTCGATTGAGAATTCCCGTCGGCCATCGGAAGAAAACATTTACTTGACCCCTCCCTGGATGGAAGATGATCGGTCCTCCTGCGCT CAAATCTTCAAATCTCCGCCACAGAGCAACACGGCCTCAACTGCTCACATGACGCTAGAGGAGAAACGAGCCATTGAGGAAGAAGCGAAGAACTCTGGACTGAACGCTGGCGCGGACAAAGCCCAGGCATTCCGCAAAGAAAAGACCCAAGAGGGGACTACTGGTGCTCAGCTCCCAGGCCGTGATAGCGGCTTTTGCAGTGAACAGGACCAGCATGCACAGCAAG CTCCAGCGACAACTGTCATTGCCGACTCGGAGACAGAAAAAGATTTCCCCTCTACAAATGAGCTACTGGAAGAACTCCCAGAAGTCCCGAGTCCTCAGTCTATTCCTGTTCCACGCAGTGCACCTGTAGCCTTCAGTACAACTGCACCAATGTGTAGCGGTATGCCGCAGTACGTCATGCCTGTCACAGCACCTGCCTCGTCCTCACTCAACCCTGTGTACGTGCACAATACCTCGAACAGACCAGTCATGACGACCGTAGCTGCGGTAAACCCAGTGGTCCGATCAACGACCCAAGAGGTACCTCCACCTCTTCACTTGATGACGCGGCAGCAGATGCTGCAATTACTGActcaacagcagcagcagcagcccCCGTCACAGATCCCTGATTCAGGAAAGCGTATTGGTGTTGTGAGGCAAGGTAGTGGGGATATAGGTCTTGTAACTTCTAGTCATATGGTCCGGCAACAGAACCCTGAGGTAACCCCTACCACAACTACAGTCCCCCAAGATAAAGAGATGATTCCCCACTCGGTACCACAGTCACGTGCCACCCAACAGGCGCTGGCAGACGACACCAGGATGATGTATAACATGGCGTGTGCTGCCAAAG GTCTTGCCCGCAGCGCAAGTCACTCCAGCATGGAAGCAAACTGCTACTCCCCGCACGACGCGCTTGAAGGGTTCGAGACCTCGAGTGTGGTAAGCTTTGCCAGCACTGCTGCCACGCACCAAGACCTGGACACTCGGATCGACATGATGCAGTCCCTACTCTCCCTTCTTGGCACACACGACAAGGATGACATGTCACGCACTCTCCTAGCCATGTCCAATAGCAAGGACTCTTGCGCGGCCATGCGCCAATCAGGATGCCTGCCGTTACTCATAGACTTACTCCACGGCCGTGACAACCCAAAGTCGCGGCGTGACGCGAGAGCGAGAGCTGGACTTGCGTTGCATAATATTGTGTACACAAACGTCGAGGATCGCCGTGGTCGACGAGAGATTCGAGTGCTGAGGTTACTAGAGATTGTGCGCGCGCATTGTGACGTAGTGCATTATGGAGACATGCCTCCACACCCCTGTGCTGAACGGTGGTATCCCCCGCTCCGTGACTACGGACCGGGACCAGCTGTTGCAGCGCTCATGAAGCTATCGTTCGAGGAGGAGCATCGCACTGCGATCTGCGAGCTCGGTGGCCTTCACGCTATCGCAGAACTCATCGAGATCGACCACAAGGTGAACGCGGAGTGCAAGGACTTCTACAGCATCAGCCTGCGCAAGTATGCTGGGATGACCCTGACAAACCTGACCTTCGGCAACACCAAGAACAAGACTATTCTCTGCAAAATGGACAAGACTCTAGAAGCTTTGATCGCGCAGCTCGGGACCACAGAGGAAGAAGAGATCGTGCAAGTGTCGGCGAGCATATTGCGTAATCTCAGCTGGCGCGCAGATGACGTTTGCCGAGAAGCGCTCAAGTCGTGTAACGCTACTAGGTCTTTAATCGATGTCGCAAGTAAGGTTACCGGTGAGACCGCTCTCAGGACTATCCTAAGTGCTCTGTGGAATCTCTCTGCGCATTGCTCAGAGAACAAGACCGAGCTATGTAGCTCACCGGGAGCTCTCAAGTTTATCGTGAAGTGCTTGAGTTACTGCAGTCCAAGCGGGAATATATCGGTCGTGGAGAGCAGCGGAGGAATCTTGCGCAACCTCTCGTCGCATATCGCGGTCCGGTCCGAGTATCGTAAGGTTCTGCGCGCGAACGCCTGCTTCCACACCCTCCTCAGCCACTTACGTTCGCCGAGTCTCCGAGTGGTGAGCAACGCGTGCGGGGCACTGTGGAACTTGTCGGCGCGTTGCCCCGAGGATCAAGAACTCTTGTGGGAGCTAGGAGCCGTGTCTCTACTCAAGTCACTCGCTAATTCCAAGCACAAAGCCATTGCGACCGCTTCCTCTGCAGCGCTTAGAAACTTGATGGCAGTCAAGCCTACAAGCTCACACGCGACAGATAACGAGTCCGTGTCGTCACGTCAAGCTCGTCGGTACCGCAGCATGCCAGCGGGCACTCGGACACAAGAGGCGCAGTCCAAACTCAGGCAATCAGCTCGCGATCGTGTCAAGTCTCCCGGGACTCAGTCGCCTCGCATGCAACAGTCACCACAGGCTCGGTCACCGCACACTCACTCCCCAAGATCCGAGTCTCCAGTGGTACAACGAGAAGACGCAAGAGTAATGGATAACCAAGACACCGAGTCTGTTGCGTCCATTGCGAACAGTAACTCGAGTACAGGCTCAGCCCGTGCTGCTAGAGAATCCAAGGGTGGCGCTTTGGCGATGAATGGAAAGCCTAGACAGAAAGGCGATTCTAGTAGTATCGGCAGTGGTGCATCCATGGAAGGTCGACACAATCATCTGGGCAGATGGAGCGGGAGCAATGATTCCCTATCGCGACACCGAAAAAACATGGACCTCTCTCACGCACGCCCTCAACAAACAGGACAGGACGGGCACGCACGCCCTCAGCAGACCGGGCAGGACGGGCATTCGCGTTCCTCTAGCGACGGCGGTGCAGTCATCCAGCTCGTCACGGACAGCTACCCCCTGCAGGTCACCGCCAAGACGTCACTCTGCAAGGGTCAGGAGTCTCGCCAGGAGGGGGCCACTTCCAGGGTGCGTCAGGCGCTGGGCTACACCGGCTCCCAACCATCCGTCTTGTCCGGACGCCAGAGTGATACTGGGTCGGTGGTGTCTCCAGGGACCGCTCGGCGGTTGAACCAGTGGGCCGAGATCCAGGTGAGTGAGAGCATCGAGATGTCAAGTATGTCCGCACGCATGCGCCCTGAGAGCAGGATTACCCAGAATGCACCGGCGGTAGCGGCTAGTCGTGAGAGCGTCAACTCATCACGTCAGAGGCGTCGGCGTGTGCAGAAATTCCGGTCGTACCGAGACACAGACAGCGACCCGGAAGCGGACATCGACTCAGATGACGACAGGACCATGTTCAGCACGCGTGGCAACACCGGAAACGCGTGGGTCAAGAAAAACGGAAATCGAAATGCATTTCGGGGTCACATGACCGAAAATGGAATCCAGTCTCCTCGGATGCAGACCAAGATGGCGGAGGATCGATGCGTGTGCACTGAGGTGTCCAACGTCTGGATCAAGAGGGGCAAGTCAGCGGACGCTCTTCCTAAGCGCATGTGCGAAAAATGTAACAAGGAAAAGCAGGAAGGCAACGGAATTACGGCCGTGAAGACGCGACGGAACTCAAGCGACTCGCCGCTGTCCAGTCCCAGCGCTATGCGAGTGCCGAGGGTCATATCTGATCCCGAGGACGCGGAACTTGAGGCTAGCAAAAGAGGAGTCAGGGTGACGTCATTATGA